One window of Esox lucius isolate fEsoLuc1 chromosome 25, fEsoLuc1.pri, whole genome shotgun sequence genomic DNA carries:
- the LOC117594139 gene encoding SLAM family member 7-like: MIYWTYDPAGSETIIATLNVRRNRPEYNERLHLDAQSGSLTIKSLTTNDHGLYEMEVIRLQPLTQTFHLIIYAPVSVPNIRCITQSRSVDRLLTKESFSLVCSVKNGRDVILSWYRGEDIINQTSSRDPNITLYLPLEVKEGNETYRCVANNPVSKQTTKLRIEDHCQQHTGYIHSYFLSGVLIVVAFMTVIGLLVWIYWKESTLKHQESTGVIYADVLPAQKMSTSRSGGN; encoded by the exons ATGATTTATTGGACTTATGATCCCGCTGGATCAGAAACAATAATTGCTACCCTGAATGTTAGAAGAAATAGACCTGAATACAATGAGAGACTGCACCTGGATGCCCAGTCTGGATCACTGACAATCAAAAGTCTTACAACCAACGACCATGGACTATATGAGATGGAAGTAATTAGGTTACAGCCCTTGACCCAGACTTTCCATCTAATAATCTATG CTCCAGTATCTGTCCCTAATATCAGATGCATCACACAGAGTCGCTCAGTGGACAGACTATTAACAAAAGAGAGTTTTTCACTGGTGTGCTCTGTGAAAAATGGGAGAGATGTGATCCTGTCTTGGTACAGAGGAGAGGATATAATCAACCAGACCAGCAGCCGTGATCCCAACATAACCCTGTATTTACCCCTTGAGGTAAAAGAGGGGAACGAGACCTACCGCTGTGTTGCTAACAATCCTGTCAGTAAGCAGACAACCAAACTCCGCATTGAGGACCACTGTCAGCAACATACAG GTTATATACACAGTTACTTCCTGTCTGGAGTCCTGATAGTAGTTGCCTTCATGACAGTCATTGGGCTACTAGTTTGGATATACTGGAAAGAGAGTACATTAAAACATCAAG AGTCTACTGGTGTAATCTATGCAGATGTCCTACCAGCACAGAAAATGTCTACATCACGATCG GGAGGAAATTAA